TGACAAGACCGGAGTTGTTGAGGTGGCCAAGGGGTTGGCAGCCCTCGGCGCGGAAGTATTGTCCACGGGCGGAACGGCCAAAGCCTTGCGAGATGCGGGGGTGGCGGTGACCGACGTGGCGGCGTATACCGGGTCTCCGGAGATTCTCGACGGCCGCGTGAAAACCTTGCATCCGAAAATTCACGGCGGTCTGCTCGGGCGTCGAGGGGTTCCCGACCACGTCAAGCAGATGCAGCAGCACGGAATCGGCAACATCGACGTCGTCGTCGTGAATCTCTATCCGTTCGAAGCGACGATCGCCAAGCCCAACTGTCCGTTCGAGGAGGCTATCGAGAATATCGATATCGGTGGTCCGTCGATGTTGCGCTCCGCCGCGAAGAACCACGAGGACGTGCTTGTCGTCGTCGACCCGTCTGATTATACCCGCGTGTTGGAGGCCGTGAAGGCTGGTGCCGTCACGCCGGTCTTACGCCGCGAACTGGCCATGAAGGTGTTTCAACACACGGCTCGCTACGACAGTTTGATCGCGGGCTATCTCGAAAAGCAGGTGCAGGGAAGTGAGGTGAAATTCCCCGCCATCCTGTCGCTGCAATTCGAGCGCGTGGAGACGCTGCGCTACGGGGAGAATCCGCACCAGCAGGGCGCGTTCTACCGCGAACTGAATGCCAAGGAGCCGGCCGTGTCGCGCGGGAAGATCCTGCACGGCAAGGCCATGTCCTATAACAATTTTCTGGATGCCAATTCCGCCCTTGAACTGGTGAAGGAATTCGATCAGACGGCGGTGGCCATCATCAAGCACAATAACCCCTGCGGCTGTGCGCTCGGCGCCACGCCGGTCGACGCCTATGTCAAAGCGCGCGCGACGGATCCTGTCTCGGCGTTCGGCGGCGTCATTGCCTTCAATCGCCCGGTTGATCTGGCTGCGGCAAAAGAAATTACCTCGACCTTCGTGGAAGTGGTCATCGCACCGGCGTTTACCGAGGAGGCCTTGGCCGAACTCAAGCGGAAGAAGGACATCCGGCTGCTGGATGTGGGGCCGCTGAGCAAGGCAACCGCTGAGGGATATGATCTGAAGAAGCTGGTCGGCGGGCTGATCGTGCAGGATCGGGACTTGGGTGTGATCAAGGACATCAAAGCCCTGACGGTGCCGACAGCGCGCAAACCGACCGAAGAGGAATATGCCGCCTGCGCGTTCGCCTGGGTCGTGTGTAAACATGTGAAGTCGAATGCCATCATCTACGGACGACCTGGTGAGATCGTGGGCATCGGAGCCGGACAGATGAGCCGTGTCGACTCGGTGAAACTGGCGGCCATGAAAGCCCAGTCGTCGGT
Above is a genomic segment from Nitrospira defluvii containing:
- the purH gene encoding bifunctional phosphoribosylaminoimidazolecarboxamide formyltransferase/IMP cyclohydrolase, yielding MASIARALISVSDKTGVVEVAKGLAALGAEVLSTGGTAKALRDAGVAVTDVAAYTGSPEILDGRVKTLHPKIHGGLLGRRGVPDHVKQMQQHGIGNIDVVVVNLYPFEATIAKPNCPFEEAIENIDIGGPSMLRSAAKNHEDVLVVVDPSDYTRVLEAVKAGAVTPVLRRELAMKVFQHTARYDSLIAGYLEKQVQGSEVKFPAILSLQFERVETLRYGENPHQQGAFYRELNAKEPAVSRGKILHGKAMSYNNFLDANSALELVKEFDQTAVAIIKHNNPCGCALGATPVDAYVKARATDPVSAFGGVIAFNRPVDLAAAKEITSTFVEVVIAPAFTEEALAELKRKKDIRLLDVGPLSKATAEGYDLKKLVGGLIVQDRDLGVIKDIKALTVPTARKPTEEEYAACAFAWVVCKHVKSNAIIYGRPGEIVGIGAGQMSRVDSVKLAAMKAQSSVKGCVMASDAFFPFRDGIDAAAEAGITCVIQPGGSIRDPEVTKAVDEHGMAMILTGMRHFRH